Genomic DNA from Streptomyces sp. NBC_01571:
TCAGCACGCGCCTGGCGGCCCTGGAGAAGCAGTTGGCGACCGAGGACCCCCCGGACATGCCGGACCTGCGCAGACAGGTGGGAGAACTGCAGCGTCTGGTGGCGCGGGTGGCCGGCACCCGCGCCCCGTGACGAACGGGGGGAACCGCCCGCCGCTAGGGACGGGAAGCGGCGCGGGGAACCGCCCGCCGCGAGGGACCGGACACGGCGCGGGGAACCGCGCGGCCGGCCACAGCGGACCCGGCCGCCGGCGAGCGGTCCGGCCGCCCCGGGCTCACGCCTCGCGCGTACCGGCGTACATCTCCTCGATCAGCCCCTTGTACTCCCGCTCCACGACCGGCCGCTTCAGCTTCAGGCTCGGGGTGATCTCCCCGTGCTCGACGTCGAGGTCGCGCGGCAGCAGACGGAACTTCTTGATCGTCTGCCAGCGCTGGAGGCCGCTGTTGAGCTCCTTCACATAGCCCTCGATCAGCTCGACCGTGACGGGGGCGGCCACGACATCCGCGTACGACCTGCCCTCCAGCCCGTTGTCCTTCGCCCACTCCAGGATCGACGGCTCGTCGAGCGCGATGAGGGCGGTGCAGAAGTTCCGGTCGGCGCCGTGCACGAGGATGTTGGAGACGTACGGGCAGACCGCCTTGAACTGGCCCTCGACCTCGGCGGGCGCGATGTACTTGCCGCCGGACGTCTTGATGAGGTCCTTCTTGCGGTCGGTGATGCGGAGATAGCCGTCGGGGGACAGCTCGCCGATGTCACCGGTGTGGAACCAGCCGTCCGCCTCCAGGACCTCGGCGGTCTTCTCCGGCAGCCCGTGGTAGCCCTCCATGATGCCGGGGCCGCGCAGCAGGATCTCGCCGTCGTCCGCGATGCGCACCTCGGTGCCGGGCAGCGGCTTGCCGACCGTGCCGGTGCGGTAGGCCTCGCCGGGGTTCACGAAGGAGGCGGCGGAGGACTCCGTGAGGCCGTACCCCTCCAGGATGTGGATGCCGGCGCCCGCGAAGAAGTAGCCGATCTCGGGGGCCAGGGCCGCACTGCCGGAGACGCAGGCGCGCAGCCTGCCGCCGAAGGCCTCGCGGATCTTGGAGAACACGAGCGCGTCCGCGACCTTGTGCTTGGCGGCGAGCGCGAAGGGCACGGAGGCGATGCCGGTGCGGCGGAAGTTGTCCTGACCGGCCTTCGCGTACTCGCGGGAGACCTCGGCGGCCCACTGGAAGATCTTGTACTTGGCGCCGCCGCCGGCCCGCGCCTTGGCCGCGACCCCGTTGTAGACCTTCTCGAAGATGCGCGGGACGGCCGCCATGTACGTCGGCTGCACCACCGGCAGGTTCTCGATGATCTTGTCCACCCGGCCGTCGACGGCGGTGACGTGCCCGACCTCGATCTGACCGGAGGTGAGCACCTTGCCGAAGACATGGGCGAGCGGCAGCCAGAGGTACTGAACGTCGTCGGGACCGAGGAGTCCGGTCGAGGCGATGGCCTTCGCCATGTACGCCCAGTTGTCGTGCGGGAGGCGGACCCCCTTGGGGCGGCCCGTGGTGCCGGAGGTGTAGATGAGGGTGGCGAGCTGGTCGGCGGTGATCGCGCCGACCCGCTCCTCGATCAGCTCGGGGTTCTTCTCCAGGTACGCGGCGCCGCGCGTCTCCAGCTCGGCCAGGGACAGGACGTCGTCGCCGGTCTCGACGCCGGCCGGGTCGATGACGACCACATGCGTCAGCTCGGGCAGTTCGGCGCGCTTCTCGCGCACCTTGGCCAGCTGGGCCGCGTCCTCGGCGATCAGGACCCGGCTGCCCGAGTCGGAGAGGATGAACGCGGACTCCCCGGCGTTCGTCTGCGGGTAGATCGTCGTAGTGGCCGCGCCCGCGCACATGATGCCGAGGTCGGCGAGGATCCACTCGACCCGCGTGGAGGAGGCGAGCGCGACGCGCTGCTCCGGCTGCACACCCAGTTCGATCAGTCCGGCCGAGATGGCGAAGACCCGCTCGGCGGCCTGCGCCCAGCTCAGCGACTTCCAGTCGTCCGCACCCTGACCGGCGGGGGCACCTGCCCGCTCGGACGAGGCCGGGGCCCCGGGGACGGCCGGCACGGGGTAGCGGTAGGCCTCGGCGTCCGGCGTGGCCGCCACGCGCTCCAGGAAGAGGGCCGCCACGGACGGCGGACGGTTCTCGATCAGGGTCTGTGTGTCGCTCACGACATCCTCCGGGGCCCGCGACAACGCGGCTGGCTGGCTCATTGCGGCTGTTGTTTAACTCGCGAGTAACTATCGAGCAGTGATCAGAGTAGAGCGCGTCCGGCCGGTGCGTAAGAGGCGGCGTCCTGTCACTTCCTACAGAGAGCGACGGTACGCATGCGCGAGGGCCCGCCACGCGAAAGCGCAACGGGCCCTTGAAATCGGCGAATCGGCCTACCCTCGGCGACTACTTCTTGCCCTTCGCCGCGCCACCGCTGTCGTCGCTGGAGAGCACGGCGATGAAGGCTTCTTGCGGAACTTCCACAGAGCCCACCATCTTCATCCGCTTCTTGCCCTCCTTCTGCTTCTCCAGCAGCTTCCGCTTACGGGAGATGTCACCGCCGTAGCACTTGGCGAGGACGTCCTTGCGGATGGCGCGGATGGTCTCGCGGGCGATCACACGGGAGCCGATGGCCGCCTGGATCGGCACCTCGAAGGCCTGCCGCGGGATCAGCTCGCGCAGCTTGGCGACGAGCCGGACACCGTACGCGTACGCCTGGTCCTTGTGCGTGATCGCCGAGAAGGCGTCCACCTTGTCGCCGTGCAGCAGGATGTCGACCTTGACCAGGCTGGAGGTCTGCTCGCCGGTGGGCTCGTAGTCGAGCGAGGCGTAGCCACGGGTCTTCGACTTCAACTGGTCGAAGAAGTCGAAGACGATCTCCGCGAGCGGCAGCGTGTAGCGGATCTCGACGCGGTCCTCGGAGAGGTAGTCCATGCCGAGCAGGGTGCCGCGCCGCGTCTGGCACAGCTCCATGATCGAGCCGATGAACTCGGAGGGGGCGAGGATCGTGGCGCGTACGACGGGCTCGTACACGTCGTTGATCTTGCCCTCGGGGAACTCGCTCGGGTTGGTGACCGTGTGCTCGCTCCCGTCCTCCATGAGCACCCGGTACACCACGTTGGGCGCGGTGGCGATCAGGTCGAGCCCGAACTCGCGCTCCAGCCGCTCACGGATCACGTCCAGGTGCAGCAGGCCCAGGAAGCCGACGCGGAAACCGAAGCCGAGCGCCGCCGAGGTCTCCGGCTCGTACACCAGAGCGGCGTCGTTGAGCTGCAGCTTGTCGAGGGCGTCACGCAGTTCGGGGTAGTCGGACCCGTCGAGCGGATACAGCCCGGAGAAGACCATGGGCTTGGGGTCCTTGTATCCGCCGAGCGCCTCGGTCGCACCCCCGTGCAGGGTGGTGATGGTGTCACCGACCTTGGACTGGCGGACGTCCTTCACGCCGGTGATCAGGTAGCCCACCTCGCCGACACCGAGCCCGTCGGCCGGCAGCATCTCCGGCGAGTTGGTCCCGATCTCCAGGAGCTCGTGCGTGGCGCCCGTGGACATCATCCGGATGCGCTCACGCTTGTTGAGCTGCCCGTCGATGACACGCACGTACGTCACGACGCCCCGGTAGGAGTCGTAGACCGAGTCGAAGATCATCGCGCGGGCCGGGGCGTCCTGGACACCCACCGGCGCCGGGATCTCGGCGACGACCTTGTCCAGCAGGGCCTCGACACCCAGACCGGTCTTGGCGGAGACCTTCAGTACGTCGTCGGGGTCGCACCCGATGAGGTTGGCGAGCTCCTCGGAGAACTTCTCCGGCTGGGCCGCCGGCAGGTCGATCTTGTTCAGTACGGGGATGATCTTGAGGTCGTTCTCCATCGCCAGGTAGAGGTTGGCGAGAGTCTGCGCCTCGATGCCCTGGGCCGCGTCGACAAGCAGGACCGTGCCCTCGCAGGCCGCGAGGGACCGGGACACCTCGTACGTGAAGTCGACGTGCCCGGGGGTGTCGATCATGTTGAGGATGTGCGTACTGCCCGGATCCTCGGAGGGCGCCCAGGGCAGCCGGACCGCCTGGGACTTGATCGTGATCCCACGCTCGCGCTCGATGTCCATGCGGTCGAGGTACTGAGCGCGCATCTGCCGCTGATCAACCACCCCGGTCAGCTGGAGCATGCGGTCGGCGAGCGTGGACTTGCCGTGGTCGATGTGCGCGATGATGCAGAAATTGCGGATCAGAGCCGGGGCGGTACGGCTCGGCTCGGGCACATTGTTAGGGGTCGCGGGCACGCAGGGTCCTGTCTCTTGAGGCGCCTGTCGCCTCGGGTCGGATCGATACGTAGGCTCCATGGTCCCACGGGTGGGGAGCTGCGACCGGTTTGGGCCGGTCGTGCGGCGGCTGGTAGCCTGGGTGGCTGTGTCTCATGCCCTCTCTGCAGGAGGCACACCCCAAGGAAATCAAACGGCGGGCGAGACTGCTGTCTCGCGCGCCTGAACCTGTAAAGGCTCATTCGTGGCGAACATCAAGTCCCAGATCAAGCGGATCAAGACCAACGAGAAGGCCCGGCTGCGCAACAAGGCCGTCAAGTCCTCCCTGAAGACCGCGATCCGCAAGGCCCGCGAGGCTGCTGCCGCGGGTGACGTCGAGAAGGCCACCGAGTACACGCGCGCCGCGTCGCGCCAGCTCGACAAGGCCGTCTCGAAGGGCGTCATCCACAAGAACCAGGCCGCCAACAAGAAGTCGGCGCTTGCTTCGAAGGTCGTCGCCCTCAAGGGCTGAGTCCTACTCGACTTGACCGCCGGAAGGGACCAAGCGGGCCCTCTCATCCGCTCCTGACCGGCACCCCCGGATCCGTGCGCGGCCTGCGTTCGCCACGCGGGCACGGCTCCACAGGCTTGAACCGAAGGCCCCGCTCGGCCTCCTTCCCCAGGAGGGCGAGCGGGGCCTTCGTCTTGTCGGGTGCCTTGTCGGGTGCCTTGTCGAAAGTCCCGTCGAAAGATCTACCGAAAGCCCTGTCGAACGTCCTAAGGGCTGTCCCGTGATCCCCGGTGGGCGCACGACGACAGCTACGGCATCTCGCCGCGTTGTCGGATCGCCCGAATACACCCAGTACGAGGACGACCCTCCGCCTTGCGATGCACCGCATCCGACGCCGCGCGCTGATGCACCGGGGATTACGGGACAGCCCTTAGCCCCGTCGGGACCGAGCCGCCCGGGCGATGGCCACGACCGCCTTCTCCAGCGCGTACTCGGGATCGTCCCCACCGCCCTTGACCCCGGCATCCGCGTCGGCGACCGCCCGCAGCGCGACGGCCACCCCGTCCGGCGTCCAGCCCCGCATCTGCTGCCGCACCCGGTCGATCTTCCACGGCGGCATCCCCAGCTCGCGGGCGAGATCGGCCGGCCGGCCCCCGCGCGCGGAGGACAGCTTCCCGATCGCCCGCACACCCTGCGCCAGCGCGCTGGTGATCAGGACGGGCGCGACCCCGGTCGACAGGGACCAGCGCAGCGCCTCCAACGCCTCCGCCGCCCGCCCCTCCACGGCCCGATCGGCCACGGTGAAGCTCGACGCCTCGGCCCGCCCGGTGTAGTACCGGCCCACGACGGCCTCGTCGATCGTCCCCTCGACATCCGCGGTCAGCTGGGACACCGCGGACGCCAGCTCCCTCAGATCGCTCCCGATGGAGTCGACGAGCGCCTGACAGGCCTCCGGTGTCGCGGACCTCCCCAGCGCCCTGAACTCGCTTCGCACGAACGCCAGCCGGTCCGCCGGCTTCGTCATCTTGGGGCACGCCACCTCCCGGGCCCCCACCTTGCGCGCGGCGTCGAGCAGCCCCTTGCCCTTGGCTCCGCCCGCGTGCAGCAGCACGAGGGTGATCTCCTCGGCCGGCGCGCCGAGATACGCCTTCACGTCCTTGATGGTGTCGGCCGACAGATCCTGCGCGTTGCGTACGACCACGACCTTGCGCTCGGAGAAGAGCGACGGACTCGTCAGCTCCGCGAGCGTGCCGGGCTGCAACTGGTCCGGGTTGAGGTCCCGGACGTCCGTGTCGGCGTCAGCGGCCCTGGCGGCGGCCACCACCTCCTGCACGGCACGGTCGAGCAGGAGATCCTCCTGGCCCACGGCGAGTGTGAGGGGGGCGAGAGGGTCGTCTTGTGCGGTCTTCTTGGCCATCCCTGACAGCATCCCACGCGCCACCGACAACGAACGCCGCGCAGTCGGGCCGTGCCATCGCCGGTACGGGTGCGGTGCCCCGACGACGCGCGAGGGATCGGACGACGCGTCCCCCGTCCAAGGCCACCGCGCAGCCGACGCGGTACCTGCGCGCCCCGCACGTCCACGTGTCCGCACCGCCCGCGTCGCGCGCCCAGCCCGATACACGGCACCCCCGCAACCCCGCGCGCCTCCGCTCCGCCCGGCACCCCGGCACCCCGGCGGGGCCTGACGCGGCGGTCCTCTACGGCTCCTCGCGCCAGCCGTCCCACTCCGCGGCGAACTCGTCCAGCTCCGTCGGATCGAGCCGCTCCTCGGAATCCGTCAGGACCACCAGCCACTGCGCGTCCTCGGCGTCGTCCTCGCCGGCCAGCGCGTCCCTGACGAGCTGCGGTTCCTCCGCGAGCCCGAACCGGTCGCCGACCGCCTCCGCCGCCTCCTCCGCCGCGTCGCGGTCGGGCAGCACCAACACATGTCTCACGTCACTCACGAGGACATTTTCCGCTACGTCCGGCCGGGCCGACGCCCGGGTCCTTCATGGCGCCGGCTCCGGTCAGGACTTCCGCACCTCCGGCACCTGGTCCAGTTCGATCCCGAAGCGCTCCCGGTAGATCGCCAGCACCTCCTCGTCCGTGGCCGGCTCCGTCACCTCCTTCGTCCCGTCCGGCGCCGTCACCGTCAGGCTCCGGCCGCTGAGCGTGATCCGCCCACCGTCCTCCGTGACCCGCGAACACACCGTCGACCGGCCGAAATGCGACATCGGCGAGGTGCTGTGCCACCAGGCACCCGCCACGAAGTCCCCGAGCACCCGCGGCCGGACCTCCAGGCGGTACTGCGGTCCGGCGTCCCGGATGACGTCCAGGTCCTCGGCCTCCCGCCGTCCTCCGACTCCCCGCACCCCCGCCGCGTCCGGCCCCGCCTCGACGACCCTGAACGTGCCGCCCGGGTCCGCCTGTTCGCTCCGCTCCCCGAAAGCCAGCGGATAGTGACTGTGCGCCCCGAAGCCGACGTCGGCCAGCCAGTCGCCCCCGTCCACCGTCCGCACCCGCAACGCGAGGTGGTCGTAGGGAATCCCCAGCCGTCCCTCCTCGCCGTACCCCCGGGCCGAGAGAAGCGTCACATCGAAGCCCAACGCCCCCAGCAACGCCCCGAACAGGCCGTTCAGTTCGTAGCAGAAGCCACCCCTGCGCGCGCCCACCACCTTGTCCAGCAGGCGTTTCTCCTCCAGCACGATCTCCTCTCCCAGATGGATCGACAGGTTCTCGAACGGCACCGTCTTGAGATGGCGGAGGTGCAGCTCACGCAACACCCCGGAGGTGGGCCACGCCGGGTGCTGGGCCCCGATCCGGCGGAGGTAGGCATCAGCCTGTGCGGAATTCATGACCTCAGTCTCTCGCCACGCCCAGCTCCGCGCCCGCACCGACGACAGCCAGTGCCCCGTCCTCGTCCGTCCGCAGCACCACGGCACCACCCGCACGCAGCGCCGCTACCGTGCCGGGAGCGGGATGCCCGTACGGGTTGTCCCTCCCGCAGGAGATCAGAGCGATGCGCGGAGCGGCCTTCCGTATGAGCTCCGGATCCTGGTAGGCCGAGCCGTGATGGGCGACCTTGAGCACGTCCACGGCCGCCAATCCACCGGCGACGGGCGACCTCAACAGCGCCCGCTGGGCCGGTGGTTCGAGGTCCCCAAGGAGCAGCATCCGCAGTCCGGCCGACCGCACGAGCAGGGCGAGACTGGCGTCGTTCGGACCGTCCGGCACAGGGCCCGGCGGGCTCGGCCCCGGCCACAGCACCTGCCATTCGAGGCTTCCCGTCCGCCGTCGCTCTCCGGCCACGGCCCGCGTCACCTCGATGTGCCGCGCGGCCGCCTCCCGTCGGACGAACTCGGCCTGGTCCGGCGGCTCCTCGAACCCGGTCGTCTCGATCGCCCCCACGGAACGACCGCGCAACACCCCTGGCAGCCCCGCCACATGATCGGCGTGGAAGTGCGTGAGTACGACGAGCGGAATCCGGGTGACCCCGAGCGCGCTGAGGCAGTGGTCGACCAGTCCCGGGTCCGGCCCGGCGTCCACCACCACCGCGGTGCCGTCGCCTGCCGCCAGCACCGTCGCGTCGCCCTGCCCCACGTCGCACATCACGAACCGCCAGCCGGGCGGCGGCCATCCCGTGATCACCCTGGTGAGGGGTGCCGGCCGCACCACGATGAGCAGGAACACCACGAGGCACACACCGATCGCCCACGGGTGCTTCAGGAACCGTCGGCCGACGAGCACGACGGCCGCCGTGACCAGGGCGAGCAGCACCGCCCCCGCCCAGCTTCCCGGCCAGTCCACGGCCCCACCGGGCAGGGCCGCTCCGGTTCGGGCGATGTCCGCGATCCACCGGGTGGGCCAACTCGCGCACCATGCCTGCGCCTTGGCGACAGCCGGGGTGAGCGGTGCGGTCGCCAGCGTCGCGAACCCCAGCACGGTGGCCGGCGCGACGGCGAACTCCGCGAGCAGATTGCACGGCACCGCCACCAGGCTCACCCGTGCCGACAGGACGGCGACGACCGGTGCGCACAGCGCCTGTGCGGCTCCGGCCGCCGCGAGCGCCTCGGCCAGCCGCGGTGGCACCCGGCGCCGGCGGAGCGCCGCACTCCAGCGCGGGGCGAGCGTGAGCAGGGCGCCGGTCGCCAGGACGGAGAGCAGGAAGCCGTAGCTACGGGCCAGCCAGGGGTCGTACAGCACCAGCAGCAGTACGGCCGTGGCCAGCGCGGGGATCAGTGATCGGCGGCGTCCGGTCGCGACGGCGAGCAGAGTGACCGTGCCGCAGGCCGCGGCCCGCAGCACGCTCGGATCGGGGCGGCAGACGATCACGAACCCGAGCGTGACCGCGCCGCCCAGCAGCGCGGTCGTCCGCAGCGGAATGCCCAGCCGTGGTGCGAGGCCGCGTCGCTCGGCACGCTGGGCAAGGCCGGGCGGTCCGATGAACAGGGCCAGCAGAATCGTGAGGTTGCCGCCGCTGACCGCGAGCAGATGCGTGAGATCCGTCGCCTTGAACGCGTCGTCCAGCTCCGGTGTGATCCGTGCGGTGTCCCCCACGACCAGCCCCGGCAGGAGGGCCCGCGCGTCCGCTTCCAGTCCGCCGGTCGCCTGCCGCAGCCCCTCGCGCAGCCGACCGGCGAACCGCTGCGGCCCGGACGGCTCCCCCACCACCTCCGGTGCCCCGCTCCCCCGTACACGCAGCACTGCCGCGACCCGGTCACCGTCCGACTGTGCGGGCGCCAGCCGCCCCTCCACCCGCACCCGGGTGGACGGCAGGAGCGACAGCCAGGGCGACCGCCGGTCGGCCGGCTCGGGCGGGCCTCTGGGCGTCCTCGCGTCGACGATCATCAGTACCGGCGTACGCGTCTCCACGGCTCGCCCGCTCCCGTCCGCCCGCGTCACCCGCCGGATCTCGGCGTCGAGCAGCACGGCGGTCGGAGCCGCGTGGTCCCCCTTGATCCGGGGTCGGGTGAGCCGTGCGTCGGAGGTGACCTCCGCCTCGACGGTCACATGGGCGAACTGCCGCGCCAGGGCCGGGACCGGCCCACGGCGCACATCCGCCCCGTGCAGTCCCGCGGAGGTGGCGGCTGCGGCGGCGCAGAGCAGCACGGCGGCTGCGGACATCCTCGGCCACACCCGCGGCGTCGCCCGTGGCCGCGGTTCGCCCCGCCGGCCCGCACCGTGCGTGCGCCTGCGTCCCGCCGCCAGCAGGACGCAGGCCACGGCCACGCAGCCCACCACCACGCCCGTGGTCCAGCCGGCCGGGGCGTCCAGCGTCAGCGCCGCCGTCATCCAGGCCGCCAGAGCGGGCGGCACGAGTCGCAGGTCCGCAGGCCCTTCCTCCTGCGGATGCGCCATACCCAGCCGCCTGCCAGAGGCCGCGTGCACGGCCCGGCGCCTCCTCGCCCCGCGGGTGTCCCTGGCCCCGCGGTTCCTGGCCCCGTGAGCCTCACCTGCCTTGCGGATGATCTTTGTCTCGCGCGTGCTCCCGTCGTCACGGAGGACCCCATCGGTGTGGAGTACCCCATCGGTGTGGAGGTGCCGGTCGTCGTGGAGGTCCGGGATCTCGGGGGTGTTCCGAGGCTCAGGGACGGTCCGGGTCACGGGGACGGTCGGGGTCGTGGACACGGTCCGGTCCGAGGCCGTCCGCTCACAGGGGTTCGTGGGCCCGCTCACGGCCGCACGAGATTCTGCAGATCGGCGAACCGGCGGTCCCCGATTCCATTGACCTCGCGGAGTTCGTCGACCGTGCGGAAACCCCCGTGCTCGGTGCGGTACTCGATGATGTGCTGGGCGAGCACCGGGCCGACGCCGGGCAGGGTGTCGAGCTGGTCAACGGTGGCCGTGCTGAGGGAGACCGGAGCCGATGGCGCCGTCCGGGGGCCGGCTCCGCCCGCACCACCGGCGAGGGAGCCGCCGCCCGTGGCCGCCCCCGCCACGGGTGCGGGAGCACCGACGACGACCTGTTCGCCGTCCACCAGGAGGCGTGCGCGGTTGAGACCCTCCGTGTTCGCCCCTGGCCGCACTCCGCCCGCGGCCCGCAGCGCGTCCTCGACCCGCGACCCGGCCGGCAGGCGCTGGAGCCCAGGACTGCGCACCTTGCCGCTGACGTCCACCACGATCACCGTTCCGGCCGGGCCCGCGGTGTTCGCCACCCCGGCCGGGCCGCCCGCCTCCGCCGACGACGGTTCCGTGACTCCGCTTCCGCCTTCCGGCCCCTCCCGTCCGCCGAAGGGAGCGACCGCCCGCACCGCTTCGGGAGCCCGCACCGGCTGTGTCCGGCCGGCCCAGAAGTGCTGCACGGCGAAGACGGCGGCGACGACGAGCAGCACACCGAGCGCCGCCACGCTCCGGCGCTCCAGGCCGCACCTCGACTGCAGCCACAGCGGCATCCGCTCCCGTACGGCGAGCCCGGCCCGGTGCCGCCACTCGGCCGCCGCACCGCGCGCGGGAACGCCGGTACCCGCGGGACCGCCCATGTCCGGTGCCGGAGCCTCTTGCCCTGAGGGTCCGTCGGGCGAGGGGACGCCACTCCGCGAGGAACGGTCCTCGCCCCAGCCCTTGGCGTCCCCGAGCCCCGCCGAGGTTCTCGCCCTCGGGGCTCCCACGTCCCGATCCAGCCCCGGCGGTCCGTGCCCCGACTCCCCTTCCTCCCGCTCCGATTGGGGGAAGAGCGCCCGTGCGCGCAGGCGGAGCGCCTCGGCCGGGGCGTCGTGGCGCCGAACGTCGGCCCGGGAGCGGCCGCGCGGGTGGGATCGGCGATGGTGGGTGCGGCCGTCGGAGACGGGGCCGCGCCCCGGTCCACTGGTCGGTGTGG
This window encodes:
- a CDS encoding long-chain fatty acid--CoA ligase, translating into MSDTQTLIENRPPSVAALFLERVAATPDAEAYRYPVPAVPGAPASSERAGAPAGQGADDWKSLSWAQAAERVFAISAGLIELGVQPEQRVALASSTRVEWILADLGIMCAGAATTTIYPQTNAGESAFILSDSGSRVLIAEDAAQLAKVREKRAELPELTHVVVIDPAGVETGDDVLSLAELETRGAAYLEKNPELIEERVGAITADQLATLIYTSGTTGRPKGVRLPHDNWAYMAKAIASTGLLGPDDVQYLWLPLAHVFGKVLTSGQIEVGHVTAVDGRVDKIIENLPVVQPTYMAAVPRIFEKVYNGVAAKARAGGGAKYKIFQWAAEVSREYAKAGQDNFRRTGIASVPFALAAKHKVADALVFSKIREAFGGRLRACVSGSAALAPEIGYFFAGAGIHILEGYGLTESSAASFVNPGEAYRTGTVGKPLPGTEVRIADDGEILLRGPGIMEGYHGLPEKTAEVLEADGWFHTGDIGELSPDGYLRITDRKKDLIKTSGGKYIAPAEVEGQFKAVCPYVSNILVHGADRNFCTALIALDEPSILEWAKDNGLEGRSYADVVAAPVTVELIEGYVKELNSGLQRWQTIKKFRLLPRDLDVEHGEITPSLKLKRPVVEREYKGLIEEMYAGTREA
- the lepA gene encoding translation elongation factor 4, with the translated sequence MPATPNNVPEPSRTAPALIRNFCIIAHIDHGKSTLADRMLQLTGVVDQRQMRAQYLDRMDIERERGITIKSQAVRLPWAPSEDPGSTHILNMIDTPGHVDFTYEVSRSLAACEGTVLLVDAAQGIEAQTLANLYLAMENDLKIIPVLNKIDLPAAQPEKFSEELANLIGCDPDDVLKVSAKTGLGVEALLDKVVAEIPAPVGVQDAPARAMIFDSVYDSYRGVVTYVRVIDGQLNKRERIRMMSTGATHELLEIGTNSPEMLPADGLGVGEVGYLITGVKDVRQSKVGDTITTLHGGATEALGGYKDPKPMVFSGLYPLDGSDYPELRDALDKLQLNDAALVYEPETSAALGFGFRVGFLGLLHLDVIRERLEREFGLDLIATAPNVVYRVLMEDGSEHTVTNPSEFPEGKINDVYEPVVRATILAPSEFIGSIMELCQTRRGTLLGMDYLSEDRVEIRYTLPLAEIVFDFFDQLKSKTRGYASLDYEPTGEQTSSLVKVDILLHGDKVDAFSAITHKDQAYAYGVRLVAKLRELIPRQAFEVPIQAAIGSRVIARETIRAIRKDVLAKCYGGDISRKRKLLEKQKEGKKRMKMVGSVEVPQEAFIAVLSSDDSGGAAKGKK
- the rpsT gene encoding 30S ribosomal protein S20, translating into MANIKSQIKRIKTNEKARLRNKAVKSSLKTAIRKAREAAAAGDVEKATEYTRAASRQLDKAVSKGVIHKNQAANKKSALASKVVALKG
- the holA gene encoding DNA polymerase III subunit delta; translation: MAKKTAQDDPLAPLTLAVGQEDLLLDRAVQEVVAAARAADADTDVRDLNPDQLQPGTLAELTSPSLFSERKVVVVRNAQDLSADTIKDVKAYLGAPAEEITLVLLHAGGAKGKGLLDAARKVGAREVACPKMTKPADRLAFVRSEFRALGRSATPEACQALVDSIGSDLRELASAVSQLTADVEGTIDEAVVGRYYTGRAEASSFTVADRAVEGRAAEALEALRWSLSTGVAPVLITSALAQGVRAIGKLSSARGGRPADLARELGMPPWKIDRVRQQMRGWTPDGVAVALRAVADADAGVKGGGDDPEYALEKAVVAIARAARSRRG
- a CDS encoding arylamine N-acetyltransferase, with the protein product MNSAQADAYLRRIGAQHPAWPTSGVLRELHLRHLKTVPFENLSIHLGEEIVLEEKRLLDKVVGARRGGFCYELNGLFGALLGALGFDVTLLSARGYGEEGRLGIPYDHLALRVRTVDGGDWLADVGFGAHSHYPLAFGERSEQADPGGTFRVVEAGPDAAGVRGVGGRREAEDLDVIRDAGPQYRLEVRPRVLGDFVAGAWWHSTSPMSHFGRSTVCSRVTEDGGRITLSGRSLTVTAPDGTKEVTEPATDEEVLAIYRERFGIELDQVPEVRKS
- a CDS encoding ComEC/Rec2 family competence protein, which codes for MAHPQEEGPADLRLVPPALAAWMTAALTLDAPAGWTTGVVVGCVAVACVLLAAGRRRTHGAGRRGEPRPRATPRVWPRMSAAAVLLCAAAAATSAGLHGADVRRGPVPALARQFAHVTVEAEVTSDARLTRPRIKGDHAAPTAVLLDAEIRRVTRADGSGRAVETRTPVLMIVDARTPRGPPEPADRRSPWLSLLPSTRVRVEGRLAPAQSDGDRVAAVLRVRGSGAPEVVGEPSGPQRFAGRLREGLRQATGGLEADARALLPGLVVGDTARITPELDDAFKATDLTHLLAVSGGNLTILLALFIGPPGLAQRAERRGLAPRLGIPLRTTALLGGAVTLGFVIVCRPDPSVLRAAACGTVTLLAVATGRRRSLIPALATAVLLLVLYDPWLARSYGFLLSVLATGALLTLAPRWSAALRRRRVPPRLAEALAAAGAAQALCAPVVAVLSARVSLVAVPCNLLAEFAVAPATVLGFATLATAPLTPAVAKAQAWCASWPTRWIADIARTGAALPGGAVDWPGSWAGAVLLALVTAAVVLVGRRFLKHPWAIGVCLVVFLLIVVRPAPLTRVITGWPPPGWRFVMCDVGQGDATVLAAGDGTAVVVDAGPDPGLVDHCLSALGVTRIPLVVLTHFHADHVAGLPGVLRGRSVGAIETTGFEEPPDQAEFVRREAAARHIEVTRAVAGERRRTGSLEWQVLWPGPSPPGPVPDGPNDASLALLVRSAGLRMLLLGDLEPPAQRALLRSPVAGGLAAVDVLKVAHHGSAYQDPELIRKAAPRIALISCGRDNPYGHPAPGTVAALRAGGAVVLRTDEDGALAVVGAGAELGVARD
- a CDS encoding ComEA family DNA-binding protein, which produces MALRSRSRTATPTSGPGRGPVSDGRTHHRRSHPRGRSRADVRRHDAPAEALRLRARALFPQSEREEGESGHGPPGLDRDVGAPRARTSAGLGDAKGWGEDRSSRSGVPSPDGPSGQEAPAPDMGGPAGTGVPARGAAAEWRHRAGLAVRERMPLWLQSRCGLERRSVAALGVLLVVAAVFAVQHFWAGRTQPVRAPEAVRAVAPFGGREGPEGGSGVTEPSSAEAGGPAGVANTAGPAGTVIVVDVSGKVRSPGLQRLPAGSRVEDALRAAGGVRPGANTEGLNRARLLVDGEQVVVGAPAPVAGAATGGGSLAGGAGGAGPRTAPSAPVSLSTATVDQLDTLPGVGPVLAQHIIEYRTEHGGFRTVDELREVNGIGDRRFADLQNLVRP